A region of Onychomys torridus chromosome 10, mOncTor1.1, whole genome shotgun sequence DNA encodes the following proteins:
- the Mrps18c gene encoding 28S ribosomal protein S18c, mitochondrial isoform X1, with product MAAVVAVCSGLGRKSWITRAVGLADRGTYAALWRRGCSQYQQVASNEDLPVPMENPYKEPLKKCILCEKRVDYKNVQLLSQFISPFTGCIYGRHITGLCGKKQKEITKAIKRAQKMGFMPVTYKDPAYLKDPKVCNIRYRE from the exons ATGGCCGCTGTGGTTGCAGTGTGCAGCGGCTTAGGGAGGAAGAGCTGGATAACCCGGGCAGTCGGCCTCGCGGATCGCGGAACTTACGCGG CGCTGTGGAGAAGAGGCTGTTCACAGTATCAACAGGTAGCCAGCAATGAGGACCTG CCAGTCCCAATGGAAAACCCCTATAAGGAGCCCCTTAAGAAGTGCATTTTGTGTGAGAAGCGAGTAGATTATAAGAACGTACAG CTTTTGTCCCAGTTTATCTCTCCATTTACTGGATGCATTTACGGGAGGCACATAACAG GTCTTtgtggaaagaaacagaaagaaataacaaaagccATTAAGCGAGCTCAGAAAATGG GGTTTATGCCAGTTACATACAAGGATCCTGCATATCTCAAAGACCCTAAAGTTTGTAACATCAGATACCGGGAGTAA
- the Mrps18c gene encoding 28S ribosomal protein S18c, mitochondrial isoform X2 → MAAVVAVCSGLGRKSWITRAVGLADRGTYAALWRRGCSQYQQVASNEDLPVPMENPYKEPLKKCILCEKRVDYKNVQLLSQFISPFTGCIYGRHITGLCGKKQKEITKAIKRAQKMEL, encoded by the exons ATGGCCGCTGTGGTTGCAGTGTGCAGCGGCTTAGGGAGGAAGAGCTGGATAACCCGGGCAGTCGGCCTCGCGGATCGCGGAACTTACGCGG CGCTGTGGAGAAGAGGCTGTTCACAGTATCAACAGGTAGCCAGCAATGAGGACCTG CCAGTCCCAATGGAAAACCCCTATAAGGAGCCCCTTAAGAAGTGCATTTTGTGTGAGAAGCGAGTAGATTATAAGAACGTACAG CTTTTGTCCCAGTTTATCTCTCCATTTACTGGATGCATTTACGGGAGGCACATAACAG GTCTTtgtggaaagaaacagaaagaaataacaaaagccATTAAGCGAGCTCAGAAAATGG AACTTTAA
- the Helq gene encoding helicase POLQ-like isoform X3 has product MEDGGPRIRRRVSVRKRSRGNLESLCAAPAPAELQPAEDPEDDAVAGSRRRKTGSPEPAQENDSEEDMFSDYDSFAENSFLAQVDDLERKCMQQPEHRTLAPDSATQDVCSDGIKNKLDVSDSENNKCTKSQSDPDVPAGPEPENELLFDVPSSQILYFESMQKSSNDLGGQCTKERDGNSHKSSNEEPACSRKEQLQQQNDFSEVRASAETDRRKSITDHLKRAMTGNARAQTPGFSRSKQLRETLLSEEISVARKAIESPSDDLGPFYSLPSKVRDLYAQVKGIKKLYDWQHTCLTLSSVQKRKNLIYSLPTSGGKTLVAEILMLQELLCRQKDVLMILPYVAIVQEKISSLSSFGIELGFFVEEYAGSKGRFPPTKRREKKSLYIATIEKGHSLVNALIETGRISTLGLVVVDELHMIGEGGRGAILEMTLAKVLYTSKTTQIIGMSATLNNVEDLQEFLKAEYYTSQFRPVELKEYLKINDAIYEVDSRAADGMAFSRLLNYKYSDVLKRMDPDHLVALVTEVIPNYSCLVFCPSKKNCENVAEMLCKFLSKDYLNHREKEKCEVIKNLRNVGGGKVCPVLKRTIPFGVAYHHSGLTSDERKLLEEAYSTGVLCLFTCTSTLAAGVNLPARRNPPAPTPGAAMKACSRSTMLSVEPTCGFCEICSFSSPMLFSLRFIYIVG; this is encoded by the exons ATGGAGGACGGCGGTCCCCGCATCCGCCGGCGGGTGTCCGTCCGCAAAAGGAGCCGCGGCAACCTAGAGAGCCTGTGTGCCGCCCCCGCCCCGGCCGAGCTCCAGCCCGCCGAGGACCCGGAGGACGATGCGGTGGCCGGGAGCCGCCGGCGGAAAACCGGGAGCCCGGAGCCCGCCCAG gaaaatgacAGCGAAGAGGACATGTTCAGTGACTATGATAGCTTTGCAGAAAATTCCTTTTTAGCCCAAGTTGATGACCTGGAGCGGAAGTGTATGCAGCAGCCTGAACACAGGACTCTTGCTCCAGACTCTGCTACCCAAGATGTTTGTTCAGATGGCATCAAAAACAAACTCGATGTTTCCGACTCCGAGAATAATAAGTGTACAAAGAGCCAGAGTGATCCAGATGTCCCTGCTGGACCCGAACCTGAAAATGAGCTTTTATTTGATGTGCCTTCTTCGCAAATTTTATACTTTGAAAGTATGCAGAAGTCTTCAAATGACTTGGGAGGTCAGTGTACTAAGGAAAGAGACGGGAACTCCCATAAATCATCAAATGAAGAACCAGCCTGTAGCCGGAAAGAGCAACTGCAGCAGCAGAATGACTTTTCTGAAGTCAGAGCGTCCGCAGAGACGGATAGGAGGAAGAGCATTACGGACCATCTAAAAAGGGCCATGACCGGCAATGCCAGGGCCCAGACCCCAGGGTTTTCTAGGAGTAAACAACTCAGAGAGACTCTCCTGTCTGAGGAAATCAGTGTTGCTAGAAAAGCAATTGAGTCACCGTCTGATGATCTCGGTCCTTTTTATTCTCTACCGAGCAAAGTGAGAGACCTTTATGCTCAGGTGAAAGGAATCAAAAAACTATATG ACTGGCAGCATACTTGTCTAACATTAAGTTctgtgcaaaaaagaaaaaatttaatatattccTTGCCGACGAGTGGTGGGAAAACCCTTGTGGCTGAGATTTTAATGCTACAAGAACTGCTCTGCCGACAGAAAGATGTATTAATGATTCTTCCATATGTGGCAATTGTCCAAGAAAAG ATTTCCAGTTTATCAAGTTTTGGTATAGAACTTGGTTTCTTTGTTGAAGAATATGCTGGAAGCAAAGGAAGATTTCCTCCCACtaaaaggagggaaaagaaatcaCTGTATATCGCCACTATTGAGAAAGGGCATAGCTTGGTGAACGCCTTGATTGAAACCGGAAGGATCAGCACACTGGGTCTGGTTGTCGTTGATGAG TTGCACATGATCGGTGAAGGGGGCCGTGGCGCCATACTGGAGATGACCCTGGCCAAAGTCCTCTACACCAGCA aaacaaCTCAGATTATTGGCATGAGTGCAACGTTAAACAACGTTGAAGACCTACAGGAGTTCCTTAAAGCCGAATATTACACCAGTCAGTTCAGACCA GTTGAACTAAAAGAATACCTGAAAATAAATGACGCAATCTATGAGGTGGACAGCAGAGCTGCGGATGGCATGGCCTTCTCTCGTCTCCTTAATTATAAG TATTCTGATGTCCTGAAAAGGATGGATCCCGATCACTTGGTGGCCTTGGTGACAGAAGTTATCCCCAACTACTCATGCCTAGTTTTTTGTCCCAGTAAGAAGAACTGTGAAAATGTAGCAGAAATGTTGTGTAAATTTTTAAGCAA GGATTATCTaaaccacagagagaaagaaaaatgtgaggtGATAAAGAACTTGAGGAACGTGGGCGGTGGTAAAGTGTGTCCTGTCTTGAAGCGCACCATCCCCTTTGGAGTTGCCTACCACCACAGTGGTCTAACTAGTGATGAACGGAAGCTTCTGGAAGAGGCCTACTCCACGGGCGTGCTCTGCCTTTTCACCTGCACATCCACCCTGGCAGCAGGGGTCAATCTCCCAGCACGCAG aaatcctcctgccccGACTCCAGGTGCGGCGATGAAAGCCTGCAGCCGCAGCACCATGCTCAGCGTGGAGCCAACTTGCGGTTTCTGTGAGATTTGTAGTTTCTCCTCACCAATGCTTTTTTCTCTTCGTTTTATTTATATTGTGGGGTAG
- the Helq gene encoding helicase POLQ-like isoform X4 — MEDGGPRIRRRVSVRKRSRGNLESLCAAPAPAELQPAEDPEDDAVAGSRRRKTGSPEPAQENDSEEDMFSDYDSFAENSFLAQVDDLERKCMQQPEHRTLAPDSATQDVCSDGIKNKLDVSDSENNKCTKSQSDPDVPAGPEPENELLFDVPSSQILYFESMQKSSNDLGGQCTKERDGNSHKSSNEEPACSRKEQLQQQNDFSEVRASAETDRRKSITDHLKRAMTGNARAQTPGFSRSKQLRETLLSEEISVARKAIESPSDDLGPFYSLPSKVRDLYAQVKGIKKLYDWQHTCLTLSSVQKRKNLIYSLPTSGGKTLVAEILMLQELLCRQKDVLMILPYVAIVQEKISSLSSFGIELGFFVEEYAGSKGRFPPTKRREKKSLYIATIEKGHSLVNALIETGRISTLGLVVVDELHMIGEGGRGAILEMTLAKVLYTSKTTQIIGMSATLNNVEDLQEFLKAEYYTSQFRPVELKEYLKINDAIYEVDSRAADGMAFSRLLNYKYSDVLKRMDPDHLVALVTEVIPNYSCLVFCPSKKNCENVAEMLCKFLSKDYLNHREKEKCEVIKNLRNVGGGKVCPVLKRTIPFGVAYHHSGLTSDERKLLEEAYSTGVLCLFTCTSTLAAGVNLPARRSQQVLMTYISL, encoded by the exons ATGGAGGACGGCGGTCCCCGCATCCGCCGGCGGGTGTCCGTCCGCAAAAGGAGCCGCGGCAACCTAGAGAGCCTGTGTGCCGCCCCCGCCCCGGCCGAGCTCCAGCCCGCCGAGGACCCGGAGGACGATGCGGTGGCCGGGAGCCGCCGGCGGAAAACCGGGAGCCCGGAGCCCGCCCAG gaaaatgacAGCGAAGAGGACATGTTCAGTGACTATGATAGCTTTGCAGAAAATTCCTTTTTAGCCCAAGTTGATGACCTGGAGCGGAAGTGTATGCAGCAGCCTGAACACAGGACTCTTGCTCCAGACTCTGCTACCCAAGATGTTTGTTCAGATGGCATCAAAAACAAACTCGATGTTTCCGACTCCGAGAATAATAAGTGTACAAAGAGCCAGAGTGATCCAGATGTCCCTGCTGGACCCGAACCTGAAAATGAGCTTTTATTTGATGTGCCTTCTTCGCAAATTTTATACTTTGAAAGTATGCAGAAGTCTTCAAATGACTTGGGAGGTCAGTGTACTAAGGAAAGAGACGGGAACTCCCATAAATCATCAAATGAAGAACCAGCCTGTAGCCGGAAAGAGCAACTGCAGCAGCAGAATGACTTTTCTGAAGTCAGAGCGTCCGCAGAGACGGATAGGAGGAAGAGCATTACGGACCATCTAAAAAGGGCCATGACCGGCAATGCCAGGGCCCAGACCCCAGGGTTTTCTAGGAGTAAACAACTCAGAGAGACTCTCCTGTCTGAGGAAATCAGTGTTGCTAGAAAAGCAATTGAGTCACCGTCTGATGATCTCGGTCCTTTTTATTCTCTACCGAGCAAAGTGAGAGACCTTTATGCTCAGGTGAAAGGAATCAAAAAACTATATG ACTGGCAGCATACTTGTCTAACATTAAGTTctgtgcaaaaaagaaaaaatttaatatattccTTGCCGACGAGTGGTGGGAAAACCCTTGTGGCTGAGATTTTAATGCTACAAGAACTGCTCTGCCGACAGAAAGATGTATTAATGATTCTTCCATATGTGGCAATTGTCCAAGAAAAG ATTTCCAGTTTATCAAGTTTTGGTATAGAACTTGGTTTCTTTGTTGAAGAATATGCTGGAAGCAAAGGAAGATTTCCTCCCACtaaaaggagggaaaagaaatcaCTGTATATCGCCACTATTGAGAAAGGGCATAGCTTGGTGAACGCCTTGATTGAAACCGGAAGGATCAGCACACTGGGTCTGGTTGTCGTTGATGAG TTGCACATGATCGGTGAAGGGGGCCGTGGCGCCATACTGGAGATGACCCTGGCCAAAGTCCTCTACACCAGCA aaacaaCTCAGATTATTGGCATGAGTGCAACGTTAAACAACGTTGAAGACCTACAGGAGTTCCTTAAAGCCGAATATTACACCAGTCAGTTCAGACCA GTTGAACTAAAAGAATACCTGAAAATAAATGACGCAATCTATGAGGTGGACAGCAGAGCTGCGGATGGCATGGCCTTCTCTCGTCTCCTTAATTATAAG TATTCTGATGTCCTGAAAAGGATGGATCCCGATCACTTGGTGGCCTTGGTGACAGAAGTTATCCCCAACTACTCATGCCTAGTTTTTTGTCCCAGTAAGAAGAACTGTGAAAATGTAGCAGAAATGTTGTGTAAATTTTTAAGCAA GGATTATCTaaaccacagagagaaagaaaaatgtgaggtGATAAAGAACTTGAGGAACGTGGGCGGTGGTAAAGTGTGTCCTGTCTTGAAGCGCACCATCCCCTTTGGAGTTGCCTACCACCACAGTGGTCTAACTAGTGATGAACGGAAGCTTCTGGAAGAGGCCTACTCCACGGGCGTGCTCTGCCTTTTCACCTGCACATCCACCCTGGCAGCAGGGGTCAATCTCCCAGCACGCAG
- the Helq gene encoding helicase POLQ-like isoform X7, with protein sequence MEDGGPRIRRRVSVRKRSRGNLESLCAAPAPAELQPAEDPEDDAVAGSRRRKTGSPEPAQENDSEEDMFSDYDSFAENSFLAQVDDLERKCMQQPEHRTLAPDSATQDVCSDGIKNKLDVSDSENNKCTKSQSDPDVPAGPEPENELLFDVPSSQILYFESMQKSSNDLGGQCTKERDGNSHKSSNEEPACSRKEQLQQQNDFSEVRASAETDRRKSITDHLKRAMTGNARAQTPGFSRSKQLRETLLSEEISVARKAIESPSDDLGPFYSLPSKVRDLYAQVKGIKKLYAVCSAGTRHLYLSRL encoded by the exons ATGGAGGACGGCGGTCCCCGCATCCGCCGGCGGGTGTCCGTCCGCAAAAGGAGCCGCGGCAACCTAGAGAGCCTGTGTGCCGCCCCCGCCCCGGCCGAGCTCCAGCCCGCCGAGGACCCGGAGGACGATGCGGTGGCCGGGAGCCGCCGGCGGAAAACCGGGAGCCCGGAGCCCGCCCAG gaaaatgacAGCGAAGAGGACATGTTCAGTGACTATGATAGCTTTGCAGAAAATTCCTTTTTAGCCCAAGTTGATGACCTGGAGCGGAAGTGTATGCAGCAGCCTGAACACAGGACTCTTGCTCCAGACTCTGCTACCCAAGATGTTTGTTCAGATGGCATCAAAAACAAACTCGATGTTTCCGACTCCGAGAATAATAAGTGTACAAAGAGCCAGAGTGATCCAGATGTCCCTGCTGGACCCGAACCTGAAAATGAGCTTTTATTTGATGTGCCTTCTTCGCAAATTTTATACTTTGAAAGTATGCAGAAGTCTTCAAATGACTTGGGAGGTCAGTGTACTAAGGAAAGAGACGGGAACTCCCATAAATCATCAAATGAAGAACCAGCCTGTAGCCGGAAAGAGCAACTGCAGCAGCAGAATGACTTTTCTGAAGTCAGAGCGTCCGCAGAGACGGATAGGAGGAAGAGCATTACGGACCATCTAAAAAGGGCCATGACCGGCAATGCCAGGGCCCAGACCCCAGGGTTTTCTAGGAGTAAACAACTCAGAGAGACTCTCCTGTCTGAGGAAATCAGTGTTGCTAGAAAAGCAATTGAGTCACCGTCTGATGATCTCGGTCCTTTTTATTCTCTACCGAGCAAAGTGAGAGACCTTTATGCTCAGGTGAAAGGAATCAAAAAACTATATG CTGTCTGCTCCGCTGGAACTCGACACCTGTATCTGTCACGATTGTAA
- the Helq gene encoding helicase POLQ-like isoform X5 has protein sequence MEDGGPRIRRRVSVRKRSRGNLESLCAAPAPAELQPAEDPEDDAVAGSRRRKTGSPEPAQENDSEEDMFSDYDSFAENSFLAQVDDLERKCMQQPEHRTLAPDSATQDVCSDGIKNKLDVSDSENNKCTKSQSDPDVPAGPEPENELLFDVPSSQILYFESMQKSSNDLGGQCTKERDGNSHKSSNEEPACSRKEQLQQQNDFSEVRASAETDRRKSITDHLKRAMTGNARAQTPGFSRSKQLRETLLSEEISVARKAIESPSDDLGPFYSLPSKVRDLYAQVKGIKKLYDWQHTCLTLSSVQKRKNLIYSLPTSGGKTLVAEILMLQELLCRQKDVLMILPYVAIVQEKISSLSSFGIELGFFVEEYAGSKGRFPPTKRREKKSLYIATIEKGHSLVNALIETGRISTLGLVVVDELHMIGEGGRGAILEMTLAKVLYTSS, from the exons ATGGAGGACGGCGGTCCCCGCATCCGCCGGCGGGTGTCCGTCCGCAAAAGGAGCCGCGGCAACCTAGAGAGCCTGTGTGCCGCCCCCGCCCCGGCCGAGCTCCAGCCCGCCGAGGACCCGGAGGACGATGCGGTGGCCGGGAGCCGCCGGCGGAAAACCGGGAGCCCGGAGCCCGCCCAG gaaaatgacAGCGAAGAGGACATGTTCAGTGACTATGATAGCTTTGCAGAAAATTCCTTTTTAGCCCAAGTTGATGACCTGGAGCGGAAGTGTATGCAGCAGCCTGAACACAGGACTCTTGCTCCAGACTCTGCTACCCAAGATGTTTGTTCAGATGGCATCAAAAACAAACTCGATGTTTCCGACTCCGAGAATAATAAGTGTACAAAGAGCCAGAGTGATCCAGATGTCCCTGCTGGACCCGAACCTGAAAATGAGCTTTTATTTGATGTGCCTTCTTCGCAAATTTTATACTTTGAAAGTATGCAGAAGTCTTCAAATGACTTGGGAGGTCAGTGTACTAAGGAAAGAGACGGGAACTCCCATAAATCATCAAATGAAGAACCAGCCTGTAGCCGGAAAGAGCAACTGCAGCAGCAGAATGACTTTTCTGAAGTCAGAGCGTCCGCAGAGACGGATAGGAGGAAGAGCATTACGGACCATCTAAAAAGGGCCATGACCGGCAATGCCAGGGCCCAGACCCCAGGGTTTTCTAGGAGTAAACAACTCAGAGAGACTCTCCTGTCTGAGGAAATCAGTGTTGCTAGAAAAGCAATTGAGTCACCGTCTGATGATCTCGGTCCTTTTTATTCTCTACCGAGCAAAGTGAGAGACCTTTATGCTCAGGTGAAAGGAATCAAAAAACTATATG ACTGGCAGCATACTTGTCTAACATTAAGTTctgtgcaaaaaagaaaaaatttaatatattccTTGCCGACGAGTGGTGGGAAAACCCTTGTGGCTGAGATTTTAATGCTACAAGAACTGCTCTGCCGACAGAAAGATGTATTAATGATTCTTCCATATGTGGCAATTGTCCAAGAAAAG ATTTCCAGTTTATCAAGTTTTGGTATAGAACTTGGTTTCTTTGTTGAAGAATATGCTGGAAGCAAAGGAAGATTTCCTCCCACtaaaaggagggaaaagaaatcaCTGTATATCGCCACTATTGAGAAAGGGCATAGCTTGGTGAACGCCTTGATTGAAACCGGAAGGATCAGCACACTGGGTCTGGTTGTCGTTGATGAG TTGCACATGATCGGTGAAGGGGGCCGTGGCGCCATACTGGAGATGACCCTGGCCAAAGTCCTCTACACCAGCA GTTGA
- the Helq gene encoding helicase POLQ-like isoform X8, whose amino-acid sequence MEDGGPRIRRRVSVRKRSRGNLESLCAAPAPAELQPAEDPEDDAVAGSRRRKTGSPEPAQENDSEEDMFSDYDSFAENSFLAQVDDLERKCMQQPEHRTLAPDSATQDVCSDGIKNKLDVSDSENNKCTKSQSDPDVPAGPEPENELLFDVPSSQILYFESMQKSSNDLGGQCTKERDGNSHKSSNEEPACSRKEQLQQQNDFSEVRASAETDRRKSITDHLKRAMTGNARAQTPGFSRSKQLRETLLSEEISVARKAIESPSDDLGPFYSLPSKVRDLYAQVKGIKKLYDFQFIKFWYRTWFLC is encoded by the exons ATGGAGGACGGCGGTCCCCGCATCCGCCGGCGGGTGTCCGTCCGCAAAAGGAGCCGCGGCAACCTAGAGAGCCTGTGTGCCGCCCCCGCCCCGGCCGAGCTCCAGCCCGCCGAGGACCCGGAGGACGATGCGGTGGCCGGGAGCCGCCGGCGGAAAACCGGGAGCCCGGAGCCCGCCCAG gaaaatgacAGCGAAGAGGACATGTTCAGTGACTATGATAGCTTTGCAGAAAATTCCTTTTTAGCCCAAGTTGATGACCTGGAGCGGAAGTGTATGCAGCAGCCTGAACACAGGACTCTTGCTCCAGACTCTGCTACCCAAGATGTTTGTTCAGATGGCATCAAAAACAAACTCGATGTTTCCGACTCCGAGAATAATAAGTGTACAAAGAGCCAGAGTGATCCAGATGTCCCTGCTGGACCCGAACCTGAAAATGAGCTTTTATTTGATGTGCCTTCTTCGCAAATTTTATACTTTGAAAGTATGCAGAAGTCTTCAAATGACTTGGGAGGTCAGTGTACTAAGGAAAGAGACGGGAACTCCCATAAATCATCAAATGAAGAACCAGCCTGTAGCCGGAAAGAGCAACTGCAGCAGCAGAATGACTTTTCTGAAGTCAGAGCGTCCGCAGAGACGGATAGGAGGAAGAGCATTACGGACCATCTAAAAAGGGCCATGACCGGCAATGCCAGGGCCCAGACCCCAGGGTTTTCTAGGAGTAAACAACTCAGAGAGACTCTCCTGTCTGAGGAAATCAGTGTTGCTAGAAAAGCAATTGAGTCACCGTCTGATGATCTCGGTCCTTTTTATTCTCTACCGAGCAAAGTGAGAGACCTTTATGCTCAGGTGAAAGGAATCAAAAAACTATATG ATTTCCAGTTTATCAAGTTTTGGTATAGAACTTGGTTTCTTTGTTGA
- the Helq gene encoding helicase POLQ-like isoform X6, producing the protein MEDGGPRIRRRVSVRKRSRGNLESLCAAPAPAELQPAEDPEDDAVAGSRRRKTGSPEPAQENDSEEDMFSDYDSFAENSFLAQVDDLERKCMQQPEHRTLAPDSATQDVCSDGIKNKLDVSDSENNKCTKSQSDPDVPAGPEPENELLFDVPSSQILYFESMQKSSNDLGGQCTKERDGNSHKSSNEEPACSRKEQLQQQNDFSEVRASAETDRRKSITDHLKRAMTGNARAQTPGFSRSKQLRETLLSEEISVARKAIESPSDDLGPFYSLPSKVRDLYAQVKGIKKLYGSCLLRWNSTPVSVTIVRASQLPTC; encoded by the exons ATGGAGGACGGCGGTCCCCGCATCCGCCGGCGGGTGTCCGTCCGCAAAAGGAGCCGCGGCAACCTAGAGAGCCTGTGTGCCGCCCCCGCCCCGGCCGAGCTCCAGCCCGCCGAGGACCCGGAGGACGATGCGGTGGCCGGGAGCCGCCGGCGGAAAACCGGGAGCCCGGAGCCCGCCCAG gaaaatgacAGCGAAGAGGACATGTTCAGTGACTATGATAGCTTTGCAGAAAATTCCTTTTTAGCCCAAGTTGATGACCTGGAGCGGAAGTGTATGCAGCAGCCTGAACACAGGACTCTTGCTCCAGACTCTGCTACCCAAGATGTTTGTTCAGATGGCATCAAAAACAAACTCGATGTTTCCGACTCCGAGAATAATAAGTGTACAAAGAGCCAGAGTGATCCAGATGTCCCTGCTGGACCCGAACCTGAAAATGAGCTTTTATTTGATGTGCCTTCTTCGCAAATTTTATACTTTGAAAGTATGCAGAAGTCTTCAAATGACTTGGGAGGTCAGTGTACTAAGGAAAGAGACGGGAACTCCCATAAATCATCAAATGAAGAACCAGCCTGTAGCCGGAAAGAGCAACTGCAGCAGCAGAATGACTTTTCTGAAGTCAGAGCGTCCGCAGAGACGGATAGGAGGAAGAGCATTACGGACCATCTAAAAAGGGCCATGACCGGCAATGCCAGGGCCCAGACCCCAGGGTTTTCTAGGAGTAAACAACTCAGAGAGACTCTCCTGTCTGAGGAAATCAGTGTTGCTAGAAAAGCAATTGAGTCACCGTCTGATGATCTCGGTCCTTTTTATTCTCTACCGAGCAAAGTGAGAGACCTTTATGCTCAGGTGAAAGGAATCAAAAAACTATATG GCAGCTGTCTGCTCCGCTGGAACTCGACACCTGTATCTGTCACGATTGTAAGGGCGAGCCAGTTGCCCACCTGCTGA